The Gavia stellata isolate bGavSte3 chromosome 1, bGavSte3.hap2, whole genome shotgun sequence genome has a segment encoding these proteins:
- the TIMM10B gene encoding mitochondrial import inner membrane translocase subunit Tim10 B: MEPGAEHQQQLRSLRDFLLVYNRMTELCFRHCVSNLNYRLLTGREETCLDSCAGKLVHANHRLVSAYVALMPSIMQRRVSDYEASAAQASQGSAQAGSAARTALPGAGGPGASPDLPAAPGPGAPLQEAPGAGT, from the exons ATGGAGCCGGGGGCcgagcaccagcagcagctccgcAGC CTGCGGGACTTCCTGCTGGTCTACAACCGGATGACCGAGCTCTGCTTCCGGCACTGCGTCTCCAACCTCAACTACCGCCTGCTCACCGGCCGCGAG GAGACGTGCCTTGACAGCTGCGCCGGAAAGCTGGTCCACGCCAACCACCGCTTGGTGAGCGCCTACGTGGCGCTGATGCCCTCCATCATGCAGCGCCGTGTCTCCGACTACGAGGCCAGCGCAGCCCAGGCGTCCCAGGGCTCGGCCCAGGCGGGATCTGCAGCACGAACTGCCCTGCCGGGGGCTGGGGGACCTGGAGCCTCTCCTGACCTGCCGGCGGCTCCAGGCCCTGGTGCACCCTTGCAagaggctccaggcgctggCACGTAG
- the ARFIP2 gene encoding arfaptin-2 isoform X1, producing the protein MSDGIMSKAATMEIPISSNGDTGSLPEDDGLEQDLQQVMVSGPNLNETSIVSGGYGGTAEGIIPTSTIKAPPFPGCLVQPHPPRGPSVSPSASAASRMANQAGASAGSGLHQPHPSPAVGGEEVVRGIAVEKFDIVKKWGINTYKCTKQLISERFGRGSRTVDLELETQIELLRETKRKYECVLQLARALTNHFYSLVQTQHALGDAFADLSQKSPELQEEFGYNAETQKLLCKNGETLLGAVNFFVSSINTLVNKTMEDTLMTVKQYETARLEYDAYRTDLEELSMGPRDASTLCRLDAAQSQFQSHKDKYEKLRADVAIKLKFLEENKIKVMHKQLLLFHNAISAYFAGNQQQLEQTLKQFNIKLKTPGAEKPSWLEEQ; encoded by the exons ATGTCGGATGGGATCATGAGCAAGGCCGCCACTATGGAGATCCCCATCAGCAGCAACGGGGACACAGGCAGCCTGCCGGAGGACGACGGCTTGGAGCAG GACCTGCAGCAAGTGATGGTGTCGGGGCCCAACCTCAACGAAACCAGCATTGTCTCTGGCGGCTATGGGGGCACGGCTGAAGGCATCATCCCCACCAGCACCATCAAAG CCCCTCCATTTCCAGGCTGTCTTGTCCAACCTCACCCACCCCGAGGACCATCCGTCTCCCCCAGTGCATCTGCCGCCAGCAGGATGGCCAACCAGGCTGGTGCTTCAGCAG GCTCCGGGCTGCACCAgccccaccccagcccagctgtCGGAGGAGAGGAAGTTGTCCGTGGCATTGCTGTGGAGAAGTTTGACATTGTCAAGAAGTGGGGTATCAACACATACAAG TGCACCAAGCAGCTGATCTCAGAGCGGTTTGGCCGGGGCTCCCGCACTGTGGACCTGGAGCTGGAGACACAGATTGAGCTGCTCCGGGAGACAAAGCGCAAGTACGAGTGTGTGCTGCAGCTCGCGCGGGCTCTCACCAACCACTTCTACAGCCTGGTGCAGACGCAGCACGCCCTGGGGGATGCCTTTGCGGACCTCAGCCAGAAGTCTCCTGAGCTGCAG GAGGAGTTTGGTTACAACGCGGAAACACAGAAACTGCTCTGCAAGAACGGAGAAACACTACTGGGGGCTGTCAACTTCTTTGTCTCCAGCATCAACACACTGGTGAACAAGACCATGGAGGACACGCTCATGACGGTCAAGCAGTACGAGACAGCCAG GCTGGAGTACGATGCATACCGCACGGACCTGGAGGAGCTGAGCATGGGCCCTCGGGATGCCAGCACCCTGTGCCGGCTGGATGCAGCCCAGAGCCAGTTCCAGAGCCACAAGGACAAGTACGAAAAGCTGCGTGCTGATGTGGCCATCAAGCTCAAGTTCTTGGAGGAGAACAAG aTCAAGGTGATGCACAAGCAGCTACTGCTCTTCCACAACGCCATCTCTGCCTACTTTGCTGGGAACCAGCAGCAGTTGGAGCAGACCCTCAAGCAGTTCAACATCAAGCTGAAGACCCCCGGTGCTGAGAAGCCCTCCTGGCTGGAGGAGCAGTGA
- the ARFIP2 gene encoding arfaptin-2 isoform X2 has protein sequence MSDGIMSKAATMEIPISSNGDTGSLPEDDGLEQDLQQVMVSGPNLNETSIVSGGYGGTAEGIIPTSTIKGSGLHQPHPSPAVGGEEVVRGIAVEKFDIVKKWGINTYKCTKQLISERFGRGSRTVDLELETQIELLRETKRKYECVLQLARALTNHFYSLVQTQHALGDAFADLSQKSPELQEEFGYNAETQKLLCKNGETLLGAVNFFVSSINTLVNKTMEDTLMTVKQYETARLEYDAYRTDLEELSMGPRDASTLCRLDAAQSQFQSHKDKYEKLRADVAIKLKFLEENKIKVMHKQLLLFHNAISAYFAGNQQQLEQTLKQFNIKLKTPGAEKPSWLEEQ, from the exons ATGTCGGATGGGATCATGAGCAAGGCCGCCACTATGGAGATCCCCATCAGCAGCAACGGGGACACAGGCAGCCTGCCGGAGGACGACGGCTTGGAGCAG GACCTGCAGCAAGTGATGGTGTCGGGGCCCAACCTCAACGAAACCAGCATTGTCTCTGGCGGCTATGGGGGCACGGCTGAAGGCATCATCCCCACCAGCACCATCAAAG GCTCCGGGCTGCACCAgccccaccccagcccagctgtCGGAGGAGAGGAAGTTGTCCGTGGCATTGCTGTGGAGAAGTTTGACATTGTCAAGAAGTGGGGTATCAACACATACAAG TGCACCAAGCAGCTGATCTCAGAGCGGTTTGGCCGGGGCTCCCGCACTGTGGACCTGGAGCTGGAGACACAGATTGAGCTGCTCCGGGAGACAAAGCGCAAGTACGAGTGTGTGCTGCAGCTCGCGCGGGCTCTCACCAACCACTTCTACAGCCTGGTGCAGACGCAGCACGCCCTGGGGGATGCCTTTGCGGACCTCAGCCAGAAGTCTCCTGAGCTGCAG GAGGAGTTTGGTTACAACGCGGAAACACAGAAACTGCTCTGCAAGAACGGAGAAACACTACTGGGGGCTGTCAACTTCTTTGTCTCCAGCATCAACACACTGGTGAACAAGACCATGGAGGACACGCTCATGACGGTCAAGCAGTACGAGACAGCCAG GCTGGAGTACGATGCATACCGCACGGACCTGGAGGAGCTGAGCATGGGCCCTCGGGATGCCAGCACCCTGTGCCGGCTGGATGCAGCCCAGAGCCAGTTCCAGAGCCACAAGGACAAGTACGAAAAGCTGCGTGCTGATGTGGCCATCAAGCTCAAGTTCTTGGAGGAGAACAAG aTCAAGGTGATGCACAAGCAGCTACTGCTCTTCCACAACGCCATCTCTGCCTACTTTGCTGGGAACCAGCAGCAGTTGGAGCAGACCCTCAAGCAGTTCAACATCAAGCTGAAGACCCCCGGTGCTGAGAAGCCCTCCTGGCTGGAGGAGCAGTGA